The Patescibacteria group bacterium genome includes a window with the following:
- a CDS encoding S24 family peptidase translates to MHKIQKDILNLANDKNLAKMSLREISNAVGEGDAPQKIKHHLEQLEKKGLLRILKEKGETVKLQGGKSLNSNLIAIPILGSANCGDATIIAEDKIEGYLRVSPKIFNKSKNVFAIKAIGDSMNMAKIGKDQDSINDGDYVIVDHSIQEPKDGDYIVSVIDGLANIKKYNFRDNTIILKSESKRDYPPIYIHEDDIGNYTVAGRVVKVIKS, encoded by the coding sequence ATGCATAAAATTCAAAAAGATATTTTAAATTTAGCTAATGATAAAAATCTAGCAAAGATGTCGCTTAGAGAAATTAGCAATGCAGTAGGAGAAGGGGATGCACCACAAAAAATAAAACACCATTTAGAACAGCTAGAGAAAAAAGGACTTTTAAGAATTTTAAAAGAAAAAGGAGAGACGGTCAAATTACAAGGTGGCAAATCACTAAATAGTAATTTAATAGCTATTCCTATTCTTGGATCAGCTAACTGTGGAGATGCAACAATTATTGCAGAAGATAAAATAGAGGGTTACTTAAGAGTATCTCCTAAGATTTTTAATAAATCAAAAAATGTTTTTGCAATAAAGGCTATTGGAGATTCTATGAACATGGCAAAAATAGGAAAAGATCAAGATTCTATAAATGATGGAGATTATGTTATTGTTGACCATTCAATACAAGAACCAAAAGATGGAGATTATATAGTTTCAGTAATTGATGGTTTGGCAAATATAAAGAAATATAATTTTAGAGATAATACAATAATTTTAAAATCAGAATCAAAAAGAGACTATCCACCTATTTATATTCATGAAGATGATATTGGTAATTATACAGTTGCAGGTAGAGTTGTTAAGGTTATAAAGAGTTAA
- a CDS encoding methionine adenosyltransferase domain-containing protein: protein MIKTAEFVSPKHPDKICDFIADSILDAYLENDKDSRVAIEVMGGHKLITINGEVTSKSKPNIESIVKNIVGNDYKIISNIVLQSLSISQGVDIGGAGDQGIMKGYATNETEIYLPLEYVLARNLCQKVFEIYPYDGKTQVTIKDNEVLTVVVSFQNTKNDKLLELVKEIIKADEYLINPSGEWTQGGFDADTGLSGRKLVVDNYGPEIAIGGGSFSGKDYTKVDRSGAYMARKIAVDLLKKNNAKEVYTKLAYAIGKSNPVMAVAIIDGVEQEITGYDLSPMGIRKCLKLDEIKFVDTCTWGHFGGDFEWDK from the coding sequence ATGATTAAAACAGCAGAGTTTGTAAGTCCAAAACATCCAGATAAAATCTGTGACTTTATTGCTGACAGTATTCTAGATGCTTACTTAGAAAATGATAAAGATAGCAGAGTGGCAATAGAAGTAATGGGTGGACATAAATTAATAACAATAAATGGAGAAGTGACTTCAAAATCAAAACCAAATATTGAAAGTATTGTAAAAAATATAGTAGGAAATGATTATAAGATAATTTCAAACATAGTTTTACAAAGTTTATCAATTTCTCAAGGTGTAGATATTGGTGGTGCAGGAGATCAGGGGATTATGAAAGGTTATGCAACAAATGAAACAGAAATATATTTGCCACTTGAATATGTTCTTGCTAGAAATTTGTGTCAAAAGGTATTTGAAATTTATCCATATGATGGCAAAACACAAGTTACAATAAAAGACAACGAAGTTCTCACTGTTGTTGTGAGTTTTCAAAATACAAAAAATGATAAACTTTTAGAATTAGTAAAAGAAATAATTAAAGCAGATGAATATCTAATAAATCCATCAGGTGAGTGGACTCAAGGCGGATTTGATGCAGACACAGGACTTTCTGGAAGAAAGCTTGTTGTAGATAATTATGGCCCAGAGATAGCTATTGGTGGTGGATCTTTTTCTGGTAAAGATTATACAAAAGTTGATAGAAGTGGTGCATATATGGCAAGAAAAATTGCTGTTGATTTATTAAAGAAAAATAATGCAAAAGAAGTTTACACAAAACTTGCTTATGCAATAGGAAAAAGTAATCCAGTAATGGCTGTAGCTATTATAGATGGAGTAGAGCAAGAAATTACAGGTTATGATCTCAGTCCAATGGGAATACGTAAATGTCTAAAATTAGATGAAATAAAATTCGTAGATACTTGCACTTGGGGACATTTTGGAGGAGATTTTGAGTGGGATAAATAA